One genomic window of Camelina sativa cultivar DH55 chromosome 5, Cs, whole genome shotgun sequence includes the following:
- the LOC104787905 gene encoding uncharacterized protein LOC104787905 isoform X2, which yields MAWSSETPSYCGWNELHVKNGKGKVEVHYYLERKDGIADLAVVGRVKSSKRISFRYALKKNRSVLKKLNSKEDVSNWLDSIVSGVADVPATIMTEKDAGGFNMSSFMNGKFQESIRQTKKDSWMGSSWTCKKRRKHYPSFLRNGVRISVNDFVYVLVEQGKRLVAYLEDLYEDSKGKKMVVARWFHKTEEVGFVSSDDISEREIFLSLYRQDLNIECIDDFATVLSPQHYEKFLKVPMHAQPVAFFCQKLYGDDDIKPYDITELEGYWRQKMLRYLNVSNLKSVDGAQAPVNDPGLGAPLVGCVGIRSRKRRRPSPVGTLDVATAGDMKGDCKSSPDSVLGVSDASMCKAAEDGSSHYIKKGSLVEVLSEDSGIRGCWFRALVLKKHKDKVKVQYQDIQDADDESKKLEEWVLTSQIAAGDSLEGLRIKGRKVVRPMLKPSIENDVGAVGVGMPVDVWWCDGWWEGIVMQKVSEDKFEVYLPGEKKMSAFHRRDLRQSREWLEDEWVNIRSRSDLVSTVLSLMKTKEMKVKPDVKPSEASVGNGGMSPNGEAKGTMCLSVATTKKSLPKRPIPDLLNDVLGNSDLKWKKSRKRNRVVSCCPHDPNLTDGFSSERSLDCENCKFMEGDSFGSSVGQPLTSGLLLSR from the exons atggCGTGGTCTTCAGAAACGCCGTCGTATTGCGGCTGGAATGAGCTGCATGTGAAGAACGGTAAAGGCAAAGTCGAGGTTCATTATTATCTAGAGAGGAAAGATGGGATTGCAGATCTAGCTGTTGTTGGGAGGGTCAAAAGCTCTAAACGCATCTCTTTTAGATACGCTTTGAAGAAGAATCGCTCTGTTTTGAAGAAGCTTAATTCTAAAGAAGATGTCTCCAATTGGCTCGATTCTATTGTTTCTGG TGTAGCAGATGTACCAGCTACTATTATGACTGAAAAAGATGCTGGAGGATTTAATATGAGCTCTTTTATG AATGGGAAATTTCAGGAGTCTATTCGTCAGACCAAAAAAGACTCGTGGATGGGTTCTTCTTGGACTTGCAAGAAACGGCGTAAGCATTATCCATCCTTTCTCCGGAATGGTGTTAGAATTTCT GTGAACGATTTTGTGTATGTTTTAGTTGAGCAAGGTAAGAGACTTGTTGCATATTTAGAAGACCTTTATGAGGATTCTAAAGGCAAAAAGATGGTCGTGGCACGATGGTTTCACAAAACTGAGGAGGTTGGTTTTGTTTCATCTGATGATattagtgagagagagattttctTGTCTCTTTATCGTCAAGATCTCAACATTGAGTGCATAGATGATTTTGCTACTGTCCTAAGTCCTCAGCATTATGAGAAATTTCTTAAGGTGCCAATGCATGCTCAGCCAGTAGCTTTCTTCTGCCAGAAATTATATGGAGATGATGACATAAAGCCGTATGACATTACAGAATTAGAAGGTTACTGGAGACAAAAAATGCTTAGATACTTGAATGTATCCAATTTAAAATCAGTTGACGGTGCTCAAGCACCTGTTAATGACCCAGGATTAGGAGCTCCATTGGTGGGTTGTGTTGGGATTAGATCAAGGAAAAGGCGTCGTCCTAGTCCTGTTGGTACTTTGGATGTAGCAACTGCAGGTGACATGAAAGGTGACTGCAAATCTAGTCCAGATTCTGTTTTGGGTGTTTCAGATGCTTCTATGTGCAAGGCTGCAGAAGATGGTTCTTCCCATTACATCAAAAAGGGTTCACTTGTTGAAGTTCTCTCCGAAGATAGTGGCATCAGAGGTTGTTGGTTTAGGGCACTGGTATTAAAGAAACACAAGGATAAGGTTAAGGTCCAGTACCAAGATATTCAGGATGCAGATGATGAATCTAAAAAGCTAGAG GAGTGGGTTTTGACATCTCAGATTGCTGCTGGTGATAGTCTGGAGGGTCTTAGAATTAAAGGACGGAAAGTGGTACGTCCAATGCTGAAGCCCAGCATAGAAAATGATGTAGGCGCTGTTGGTGTTGGTATGCCTGTGGATGTGTGGTGGTGTGATGGATGGTGGGAAGGGATCGTAATGCAGAAAGTGTCTGAAGACAAATTTGAAGTTTACCTGCCAG GCGAAAAGAAAATGTCTGCCTTCCATCGTAGGGACCTTAGACAATCTCGGGAATGGTTGGAAGATGAGTGGGTTAATATAAGATCAAGATCTGATCTCGTGAGTACGGTCTTATCTTTGATGAAGACAAAAGAGATGAAGGTGAAACCTGATGTAAAGCCATCTGAAGCTAGTGTTGGTAATGGTGGGATGTCACCAAATGGGGAGGCTAAAGGCACCATGTGTCTTTCAGTAGCAACAACCAAAAAGTCATTACCTAAGCGACCAATTCCAGATCTTCTAAACGATGTCCTTGGTAATTCTGACTTAAAGTGGAAAAAATCGAGGAAGCGGAATCGAGTTGTCAGTTGCTGTCCACACGATCCTAACTTGACTGATGGTTTCTCTAGTGAAAGATCTTTGGATTGTGAGAACTGCAAGTTCATGGAAGGAGATTCTTTTGGCTCTTCGGTTGGGCAGCCTTTGACTAGTGGTCTATTATTATCGAGATGA
- the LOC104787903 gene encoding uncharacterized protein LOC104787903 produces MSNLAKREFAALDISGKNYMTWALDVKFYLKGNGLLKTIDPSETGLEEEKARTMMFLRHHLHDDLKNEYITRENPADLWIALKDRFDHQKYVILPKAKHEWLNLRFQDYKSVSEYNSALFGITSRMALCGEEVSDYDMIEKTFQTFHPSNVLLQQQYRERGYTRYSELMQVLHVAEQNNELVMINHQTRPTGSAPLSEVNVATSSYNNWQGRGRGRGRGRGRGHGRGGGRGEGRGRGRGRGFSPNDFNARKTNKHLQINNVGRVIKKQDESTCYRCGMKGHWYQTCRIPKHLADLYQASQQAKERNVETNLISDEAGPSYHGLNNEPHLVIADFLIDNENGKSCE; encoded by the coding sequence aTGTCAAACTTGGCAAAGCGTGAATTCGCCGCCCTTGATATCtctggaaaaaattatatgacatgggCATTAGATGTAAAATTCTATCTGAAAGGGAATGGGCTTCTCAAAACCATCGATCCGTCAGAAACGGggttagaagaggaaaaagcaagaaccATGATGTTCTTGCGTCATCATCTCCACgatgatttaaaaaatgaatacatcacgAGAGAAAATCCTGCAGATCTTTGGATCGCGCTCAAGGATAGGTTTGATCACCAAAAGTATGTGATCTTACCAAAAGCCAAACATGAATGGCTAAACCTGAGGTTtcaggattacaaaagtgtaagtGAGTACAATTCCGCTTTGTTCGGAATCACTTCAAGGATGGCTCTCTGCGGAGAAGAAGTTtccgattatgatatgatcgagaaaacattccaaactttccatccttcaaatgtactcctacagcaacaatatcgagaaagagggtatactcgatattctgaattaatgcaagttttgcatgttgctgaacaaaataatgagctcgtgatgataaatcatcaaacccgtccaactggatcagctccactttcagaagtgaatgttgctACATCCAGCTATAATAATTGGCAAGGACGAGGACGTGGACGCGGACGCGGTCGAGgccgtggtcatggtcgtggaggAGGTCGTGGAGAAGGTCgtggacgaggaagaggaagaggtttcTCTCCTAATGACTTCAACGCAAGAAAAACCAACAAGCATcttcaaattaataatgttggtcgcgttataaagaaacaagatgaaAGTACTTGTTACAGATGCGGCATGAAAGGACATTGGTACCAGACCTGTCGTATTCCAAAACATTTGGCCGATCTGTATCAAGCATCTCAACAGGCAAAAGAAAGGAATGTAGAGACCAACCTCATCTCTGATGAAGCTGGACCTTCTTACCATGGCCTAAACAATGAACCCCATCTTGTTATAGCAGATTTTCTCATTGATAATGAAAACGGAAAATCATGCGAATAA
- the LOC104787905 gene encoding uncharacterized protein LOC104787905 isoform X1 codes for MAWSSETPSYCGWNELHVKNGKGKVEVHYYLERKDGIADLAVVGRVKSSKRISFRYALKKNRSVLKKLNSKEDVSNWLDSIVSGVMPHVADVPATIMTEKDAGGFNMSSFMNGKFQESIRQTKKDSWMGSSWTCKKRRKHYPSFLRNGVRISVNDFVYVLVEQGKRLVAYLEDLYEDSKGKKMVVARWFHKTEEVGFVSSDDISEREIFLSLYRQDLNIECIDDFATVLSPQHYEKFLKVPMHAQPVAFFCQKLYGDDDIKPYDITELEGYWRQKMLRYLNVSNLKSVDGAQAPVNDPGLGAPLVGCVGIRSRKRRRPSPVGTLDVATAGDMKGDCKSSPDSVLGVSDASMCKAAEDGSSHYIKKGSLVEVLSEDSGIRGCWFRALVLKKHKDKVKVQYQDIQDADDESKKLEEWVLTSQIAAGDSLEGLRIKGRKVVRPMLKPSIENDVGAVGVGMPVDVWWCDGWWEGIVMQKVSEDKFEVYLPGEKKMSAFHRRDLRQSREWLEDEWVNIRSRSDLVSTVLSLMKTKEMKVKPDVKPSEASVGNGGMSPNGEAKGTMCLSVATTKKSLPKRPIPDLLNDVLGNSDLKWKKSRKRNRVVSCCPHDPNLTDGFSSERSLDCENCKFMEGDSFGSSVGQPLTSGLLLSR; via the exons atggCGTGGTCTTCAGAAACGCCGTCGTATTGCGGCTGGAATGAGCTGCATGTGAAGAACGGTAAAGGCAAAGTCGAGGTTCATTATTATCTAGAGAGGAAAGATGGGATTGCAGATCTAGCTGTTGTTGGGAGGGTCAAAAGCTCTAAACGCATCTCTTTTAGATACGCTTTGAAGAAGAATCGCTCTGTTTTGAAGAAGCTTAATTCTAAAGAAGATGTCTCCAATTGGCTCGATTCTATTGTTTCTG GTGTGATGCCTCATGTAGCAGATGTACCAGCTACTATTATGACTGAAAAAGATGCTGGAGGATTTAATATGAGCTCTTTTATG AATGGGAAATTTCAGGAGTCTATTCGTCAGACCAAAAAAGACTCGTGGATGGGTTCTTCTTGGACTTGCAAGAAACGGCGTAAGCATTATCCATCCTTTCTCCGGAATGGTGTTAGAATTTCT GTGAACGATTTTGTGTATGTTTTAGTTGAGCAAGGTAAGAGACTTGTTGCATATTTAGAAGACCTTTATGAGGATTCTAAAGGCAAAAAGATGGTCGTGGCACGATGGTTTCACAAAACTGAGGAGGTTGGTTTTGTTTCATCTGATGATattagtgagagagagattttctTGTCTCTTTATCGTCAAGATCTCAACATTGAGTGCATAGATGATTTTGCTACTGTCCTAAGTCCTCAGCATTATGAGAAATTTCTTAAGGTGCCAATGCATGCTCAGCCAGTAGCTTTCTTCTGCCAGAAATTATATGGAGATGATGACATAAAGCCGTATGACATTACAGAATTAGAAGGTTACTGGAGACAAAAAATGCTTAGATACTTGAATGTATCCAATTTAAAATCAGTTGACGGTGCTCAAGCACCTGTTAATGACCCAGGATTAGGAGCTCCATTGGTGGGTTGTGTTGGGATTAGATCAAGGAAAAGGCGTCGTCCTAGTCCTGTTGGTACTTTGGATGTAGCAACTGCAGGTGACATGAAAGGTGACTGCAAATCTAGTCCAGATTCTGTTTTGGGTGTTTCAGATGCTTCTATGTGCAAGGCTGCAGAAGATGGTTCTTCCCATTACATCAAAAAGGGTTCACTTGTTGAAGTTCTCTCCGAAGATAGTGGCATCAGAGGTTGTTGGTTTAGGGCACTGGTATTAAAGAAACACAAGGATAAGGTTAAGGTCCAGTACCAAGATATTCAGGATGCAGATGATGAATCTAAAAAGCTAGAG GAGTGGGTTTTGACATCTCAGATTGCTGCTGGTGATAGTCTGGAGGGTCTTAGAATTAAAGGACGGAAAGTGGTACGTCCAATGCTGAAGCCCAGCATAGAAAATGATGTAGGCGCTGTTGGTGTTGGTATGCCTGTGGATGTGTGGTGGTGTGATGGATGGTGGGAAGGGATCGTAATGCAGAAAGTGTCTGAAGACAAATTTGAAGTTTACCTGCCAG GCGAAAAGAAAATGTCTGCCTTCCATCGTAGGGACCTTAGACAATCTCGGGAATGGTTGGAAGATGAGTGGGTTAATATAAGATCAAGATCTGATCTCGTGAGTACGGTCTTATCTTTGATGAAGACAAAAGAGATGAAGGTGAAACCTGATGTAAAGCCATCTGAAGCTAGTGTTGGTAATGGTGGGATGTCACCAAATGGGGAGGCTAAAGGCACCATGTGTCTTTCAGTAGCAACAACCAAAAAGTCATTACCTAAGCGACCAATTCCAGATCTTCTAAACGATGTCCTTGGTAATTCTGACTTAAAGTGGAAAAAATCGAGGAAGCGGAATCGAGTTGTCAGTTGCTGTCCACACGATCCTAACTTGACTGATGGTTTCTCTAGTGAAAGATCTTTGGATTGTGAGAACTGCAAGTTCATGGAAGGAGATTCTTTTGGCTCTTCGGTTGGGCAGCCTTTGACTAGTGGTCTATTATTATCGAGATGA
- the LOC104787905 gene encoding uncharacterized protein LOC104787905 isoform X4: protein MGNFRSLFVRPKKTRGWVLLGLARNGVNDFVYVLVEQGKRLVAYLEDLYEDSKGKKMVVARWFHKTEEVGFVSSDDISEREIFLSLYRQDLNIECIDDFATVLSPQHYEKFLKVPMHAQPVAFFCQKLYGDDDIKPYDITELEGYWRQKMLRYLNVSNLKSVDGAQAPVNDPGLGAPLVGCVGIRSRKRRRPSPVGTLDVATAGDMKGDCKSSPDSVLGVSDASMCKAAEDGSSHYIKKGSLVEVLSEDSGIRGCWFRALVLKKHKDKVKVQYQDIQDADDESKKLEEWVLTSQIAAGDSLEGLRIKGRKVVRPMLKPSIENDVGAVGVGMPVDVWWCDGWWEGIVMQKVSEDKFEVYLPGEKKMSAFHRRDLRQSREWLEDEWVNIRSRSDLVSTVLSLMKTKEMKVKPDVKPSEASVGNGGMSPNGEAKGTMCLSVATTKKSLPKRPIPDLLNDVLGNSDLKWKKSRKRNRVVSCCPHDPNLTDGFSSERSLDCENCKFMEGDSFGSSVGQPLTSGLLLSR, encoded by the exons ATGGGAAATTTCAGGAGTCTATTCGTCAGACCAAAAAAGACTCGTGGATGGGTTCTTCTTGGACTTGCAAGAAACGGC GTGAACGATTTTGTGTATGTTTTAGTTGAGCAAGGTAAGAGACTTGTTGCATATTTAGAAGACCTTTATGAGGATTCTAAAGGCAAAAAGATGGTCGTGGCACGATGGTTTCACAAAACTGAGGAGGTTGGTTTTGTTTCATCTGATGATattagtgagagagagattttctTGTCTCTTTATCGTCAAGATCTCAACATTGAGTGCATAGATGATTTTGCTACTGTCCTAAGTCCTCAGCATTATGAGAAATTTCTTAAGGTGCCAATGCATGCTCAGCCAGTAGCTTTCTTCTGCCAGAAATTATATGGAGATGATGACATAAAGCCGTATGACATTACAGAATTAGAAGGTTACTGGAGACAAAAAATGCTTAGATACTTGAATGTATCCAATTTAAAATCAGTTGACGGTGCTCAAGCACCTGTTAATGACCCAGGATTAGGAGCTCCATTGGTGGGTTGTGTTGGGATTAGATCAAGGAAAAGGCGTCGTCCTAGTCCTGTTGGTACTTTGGATGTAGCAACTGCAGGTGACATGAAAGGTGACTGCAAATCTAGTCCAGATTCTGTTTTGGGTGTTTCAGATGCTTCTATGTGCAAGGCTGCAGAAGATGGTTCTTCCCATTACATCAAAAAGGGTTCACTTGTTGAAGTTCTCTCCGAAGATAGTGGCATCAGAGGTTGTTGGTTTAGGGCACTGGTATTAAAGAAACACAAGGATAAGGTTAAGGTCCAGTACCAAGATATTCAGGATGCAGATGATGAATCTAAAAAGCTAGAG GAGTGGGTTTTGACATCTCAGATTGCTGCTGGTGATAGTCTGGAGGGTCTTAGAATTAAAGGACGGAAAGTGGTACGTCCAATGCTGAAGCCCAGCATAGAAAATGATGTAGGCGCTGTTGGTGTTGGTATGCCTGTGGATGTGTGGTGGTGTGATGGATGGTGGGAAGGGATCGTAATGCAGAAAGTGTCTGAAGACAAATTTGAAGTTTACCTGCCAG GCGAAAAGAAAATGTCTGCCTTCCATCGTAGGGACCTTAGACAATCTCGGGAATGGTTGGAAGATGAGTGGGTTAATATAAGATCAAGATCTGATCTCGTGAGTACGGTCTTATCTTTGATGAAGACAAAAGAGATGAAGGTGAAACCTGATGTAAAGCCATCTGAAGCTAGTGTTGGTAATGGTGGGATGTCACCAAATGGGGAGGCTAAAGGCACCATGTGTCTTTCAGTAGCAACAACCAAAAAGTCATTACCTAAGCGACCAATTCCAGATCTTCTAAACGATGTCCTTGGTAATTCTGACTTAAAGTGGAAAAAATCGAGGAAGCGGAATCGAGTTGTCAGTTGCTGTCCACACGATCCTAACTTGACTGATGGTTTCTCTAGTGAAAGATCTTTGGATTGTGAGAACTGCAAGTTCATGGAAGGAGATTCTTTTGGCTCTTCGGTTGGGCAGCCTTTGACTAGTGGTCTATTATTATCGAGATGA
- the LOC104787905 gene encoding uncharacterized protein LOC104787905 isoform X3 translates to MPHVADVPATIMTEKDAGGFNMSSFMNGKFQESIRQTKKDSWMGSSWTCKKRRKHYPSFLRNGVRISVNDFVYVLVEQGKRLVAYLEDLYEDSKGKKMVVARWFHKTEEVGFVSSDDISEREIFLSLYRQDLNIECIDDFATVLSPQHYEKFLKVPMHAQPVAFFCQKLYGDDDIKPYDITELEGYWRQKMLRYLNVSNLKSVDGAQAPVNDPGLGAPLVGCVGIRSRKRRRPSPVGTLDVATAGDMKGDCKSSPDSVLGVSDASMCKAAEDGSSHYIKKGSLVEVLSEDSGIRGCWFRALVLKKHKDKVKVQYQDIQDADDESKKLEEWVLTSQIAAGDSLEGLRIKGRKVVRPMLKPSIENDVGAVGVGMPVDVWWCDGWWEGIVMQKVSEDKFEVYLPGEKKMSAFHRRDLRQSREWLEDEWVNIRSRSDLVSTVLSLMKTKEMKVKPDVKPSEASVGNGGMSPNGEAKGTMCLSVATTKKSLPKRPIPDLLNDVLGNSDLKWKKSRKRNRVVSCCPHDPNLTDGFSSERSLDCENCKFMEGDSFGSSVGQPLTSGLLLSR, encoded by the exons ATGCCTCATGTAGCAGATGTACCAGCTACTATTATGACTGAAAAAGATGCTGGAGGATTTAATATGAGCTCTTTTATG AATGGGAAATTTCAGGAGTCTATTCGTCAGACCAAAAAAGACTCGTGGATGGGTTCTTCTTGGACTTGCAAGAAACGGCGTAAGCATTATCCATCCTTTCTCCGGAATGGTGTTAGAATTTCT GTGAACGATTTTGTGTATGTTTTAGTTGAGCAAGGTAAGAGACTTGTTGCATATTTAGAAGACCTTTATGAGGATTCTAAAGGCAAAAAGATGGTCGTGGCACGATGGTTTCACAAAACTGAGGAGGTTGGTTTTGTTTCATCTGATGATattagtgagagagagattttctTGTCTCTTTATCGTCAAGATCTCAACATTGAGTGCATAGATGATTTTGCTACTGTCCTAAGTCCTCAGCATTATGAGAAATTTCTTAAGGTGCCAATGCATGCTCAGCCAGTAGCTTTCTTCTGCCAGAAATTATATGGAGATGATGACATAAAGCCGTATGACATTACAGAATTAGAAGGTTACTGGAGACAAAAAATGCTTAGATACTTGAATGTATCCAATTTAAAATCAGTTGACGGTGCTCAAGCACCTGTTAATGACCCAGGATTAGGAGCTCCATTGGTGGGTTGTGTTGGGATTAGATCAAGGAAAAGGCGTCGTCCTAGTCCTGTTGGTACTTTGGATGTAGCAACTGCAGGTGACATGAAAGGTGACTGCAAATCTAGTCCAGATTCTGTTTTGGGTGTTTCAGATGCTTCTATGTGCAAGGCTGCAGAAGATGGTTCTTCCCATTACATCAAAAAGGGTTCACTTGTTGAAGTTCTCTCCGAAGATAGTGGCATCAGAGGTTGTTGGTTTAGGGCACTGGTATTAAAGAAACACAAGGATAAGGTTAAGGTCCAGTACCAAGATATTCAGGATGCAGATGATGAATCTAAAAAGCTAGAG GAGTGGGTTTTGACATCTCAGATTGCTGCTGGTGATAGTCTGGAGGGTCTTAGAATTAAAGGACGGAAAGTGGTACGTCCAATGCTGAAGCCCAGCATAGAAAATGATGTAGGCGCTGTTGGTGTTGGTATGCCTGTGGATGTGTGGTGGTGTGATGGATGGTGGGAAGGGATCGTAATGCAGAAAGTGTCTGAAGACAAATTTGAAGTTTACCTGCCAG GCGAAAAGAAAATGTCTGCCTTCCATCGTAGGGACCTTAGACAATCTCGGGAATGGTTGGAAGATGAGTGGGTTAATATAAGATCAAGATCTGATCTCGTGAGTACGGTCTTATCTTTGATGAAGACAAAAGAGATGAAGGTGAAACCTGATGTAAAGCCATCTGAAGCTAGTGTTGGTAATGGTGGGATGTCACCAAATGGGGAGGCTAAAGGCACCATGTGTCTTTCAGTAGCAACAACCAAAAAGTCATTACCTAAGCGACCAATTCCAGATCTTCTAAACGATGTCCTTGGTAATTCTGACTTAAAGTGGAAAAAATCGAGGAAGCGGAATCGAGTTGTCAGTTGCTGTCCACACGATCCTAACTTGACTGATGGTTTCTCTAGTGAAAGATCTTTGGATTGTGAGAACTGCAAGTTCATGGAAGGAGATTCTTTTGGCTCTTCGGTTGGGCAGCCTTTGACTAGTGGTCTATTATTATCGAGATGA